A genomic segment from Moorena sp. SIOASIH encodes:
- a CDS encoding beta-ketoacyl synthase N-terminal-like domain-containing protein — translation MEPIAIVGIGCSFPKAKNPQEFWKLLQEGIDAISEVPPQRWDLDAIYEPKPATPGKMNTRWGGFLEEVDLFEPSFFGISPRETERIDPQQRLFLEVAWEALENAGIVPEELAGSLTGVFVGISNSDYHHLLCRDLSTISPYDNVGNSLSIVANRLSYILDLRGPSIAIDTACSSSLVAVHYACQSLQCKESNLSLVGGVNLILSPEGTIGCSQAAMMAADGRCKTFDASADGYVRSEGCGVIVLKRLSDALRDGDNIQAVIRGSGVNQDGLTNGLTAPNGPSQQAVIRQALEKAGVKPAQISYVEAHGTGTSLGDPIEVKSLKAVLMQDRQPDQTCWIGSVKTNIGHLEAAAGIAGLIKVVLSLQHGEIPAQLHLKQLNPYIRIKNTPLSIPTELQKWSAGEEPRLAGVSSFGFGGTNAHVILSEAPKQFKSRSRSVGFAESPLNKRGKSKVKSEDFSERRYHILTLSAKCEKALQELTQRYQQFLETNPTTSIADICFTANTGRTHFKHRLAVVAQSTQKLCQQLKAIETVGKTTGLVMGQVTRRKRPKIAFLFTGQGSQIVNMGRELYETHPVFRKTLEQCDAILRLYQQKPVLDVLYPEPGETSPIDETAHTQPALFAIEYALAQLWKSWGIEPDVVMGHSVGEYVAACVAGVFSLEDGLKLIASRGSLMQALPPDGEMVAVLASPGQVEKAIRRSRRFANEPYPEEVAIAAINGPMSLVISGQRQAINAVCATLEAQEVKTKPLQVSHAFHSPLMEAMLGSFEAVAQKVTYSQPRIKLISNLTGQPATAEIATPDYWCRHVRQPVQFAASMETLHQQGYEVFLECGPKPILLGMGRQCLPEGVGVWLPSLRPRQQEWQQLLQSLAELYVRGVSVDWSGFNRDYPCQKIVLPTYPFQRERYWLSSAEVQLSQKSAAPISEPAASIGNHTSSKPNSADNETVTQDTVAAKIQNIISEIGKIPKEKLNLDNTLRELGFDSLMLMEMKSQLLATFPISKDLPLKMFFGGGSVEELIDFVSESVKDTSGFENSQQSTLNLSPALARFQDWAKEFQPSKIVRIEKHLVHKHQEQNVLVSRIEQLEQDLIIGEVVQDVCHPFFYEHPKDHVPGLYIIEAARQFGTVLCHLYFNVPLNMPFVLDDMRAQFYKFAETNKPLFVSTKINDKVYTDGLLEHLQVSTSVIQNEETIASIGGIGRIFQPAKYNSLRKESLQALMAG, via the coding sequence ATGGAACCAATAGCAATTGTAGGTATTGGCTGTAGTTTCCCCAAGGCTAAAAATCCACAAGAATTCTGGAAGCTACTACAAGAAGGTATAGATGCCATTAGCGAAGTGCCGCCACAGCGATGGGATCTTGATGCCATTTATGAACCAAAACCAGCAACACCAGGAAAAATGAACACCCGTTGGGGTGGTTTTCTAGAAGAAGTAGATTTGTTCGAGCCAAGTTTTTTCGGGATTTCCCCCCGCGAAACAGAGCGCATCGATCCCCAGCAAAGACTATTCTTGGAAGTAGCCTGGGAAGCTCTGGAAAACGCTGGAATAGTGCCAGAAGAACTCGCTGGCAGCCTGACGGGAGTGTTTGTCGGCATCAGCAACAGCGACTACCATCATCTTCTCTGCAGGGATTTATCCACCATCAGCCCATACGATAACGTTGGGAACTCTTTATCTATAGTTGCCAACCGTCTATCCTACATACTAGATTTACGAGGACCAAGTATAGCGATAGATACTGCTTGCTCTTCTTCCCTAGTTGCTGTCCACTACGCCTGCCAGAGTCTGCAGTGCAAGGAGTCGAATCTTTCCCTAGTCGGAGGGGTGAACCTGATTCTATCTCCGGAGGGAACCATCGGTTGCTCTCAAGCAGCTATGATGGCCGCTGACGGACGCTGTAAGACTTTTGATGCCTCTGCTGATGGTTACGTGCGCTCTGAAGGATGCGGAGTAATTGTCCTCAAGCGGCTTTCAGATGCCCTTAGGGATGGAGACAATATTCAGGCAGTGATCAGAGGCTCAGGGGTTAACCAAGACGGTTTAACTAATGGACTCACAGCACCCAATGGACCTTCCCAACAAGCGGTCATCCGTCAGGCTTTGGAAAAGGCTGGAGTGAAACCAGCGCAAATTAGCTATGTTGAGGCTCATGGCACTGGAACATCTCTGGGGGACCCCATCGAGGTTAAATCCCTAAAAGCAGTACTGATGCAAGACCGTCAGCCCGATCAGACCTGTTGGATTGGCTCCGTCAAGACCAATATCGGTCATTTGGAAGCGGCAGCCGGGATTGCTGGGTTGATCAAAGTGGTTCTCTCACTACAACATGGGGAGATTCCAGCCCAGCTGCACCTGAAGCAGTTGAATCCATATATCCGAATTAAAAACACCCCATTATCAATTCCAACTGAGTTACAGAAATGGTCAGCAGGTGAAGAACCACGGTTGGCAGGAGTTAGTTCCTTTGGTTTCGGCGGTACCAATGCTCATGTTATCCTGTCCGAAGCACCAAAACAATTCAAAAGTCGTTCGCGTAGCGTCGGCTTTGCCGAATCCCCCCTTAACAAGAGGGGTAAGTCAAAAGTTAAAAGTGAAGACTTCAGTGAGCGTCGGTACCATATCTTAACTCTGTCTGCTAAGTGCGAGAAAGCCCTGCAAGAGTTAACACAACGTTATCAGCAATTTTTGGAGACTAACCCCACGACATCAATTGCAGATATTTGCTTTACGGCCAATACAGGGCGTACGCATTTTAAGCACCGCCTGGCCGTAGTAGCTCAATCAACCCAGAAGTTGTGCCAACAGTTAAAGGCAATTGAGACGGTCGGGAAAACAACTGGACTGGTTATGGGTCAAGTGACCAGGAGGAAGCGCCCGAAAATTGCCTTTTTATTCACAGGCCAAGGTTCACAGATAGTGAATATGGGAAGGGAACTCTACGAAACTCACCCTGTCTTTCGCAAAACCCTTGAGCAATGTGATGCCATTCTCCGTCTGTATCAACAGAAGCCTGTGCTTGATGTCTTGTATCCAGAACCAGGGGAAACCTCACCAATTGATGAAACTGCCCATACTCAACCAGCCCTATTTGCCATCGAATATGCCCTAGCCCAGTTGTGGAAATCTTGGGGCATTGAACCAGATGTGGTCATGGGTCACAGTGTGGGTGAATATGTAGCAGCCTGTGTAGCAGGAGTGTTTAGCCTGGAAGACGGTCTGAAGTTAATTGCCTCTAGAGGGAGTTTAATGCAAGCTCTCCCCCCAGACGGTGAGATGGTGGCAGTGTTAGCTTCTCCCGGCCAAGTGGAAAAGGCGATTCGGCGTAGCCGACGCTTCGCGAACGAACCCTACCCAGAGGAAGTAGCGATCGCAGCCATTAACGGTCCGATGAGCTTGGTGATTTCCGGTCAGCGTCAAGCTATAAACGCCGTCTGTGCCACCCTGGAAGCCCAAGAGGTGAAGACAAAACCCTTGCAGGTTTCCCATGCCTTCCACTCCCCCTTGATGGAAGCAATGCTGGGGTCATTTGAGGCAGTGGCGCAAAAGGTGACTTACTCCCAGCCGCGAATAAAATTAATTTCCAATCTTACCGGACAACCCGCCACGGCTGAAATCGCCACCCCTGACTATTGGTGTAGGCATGTGAGGCAGCCGGTGCAGTTTGCGGCTAGCATGGAGACGCTGCATCAGCAGGGGTATGAGGTGTTTCTGGAGTGCGGACCGAAGCCGATCTTGTTAGGGATGGGTCGTCAATGTCTGCCAGAAGGTGTAGGAGTTTGGTTGCCCAGTCTACGTCCGAGACAACAAGAGTGGCAACAACTGCTACAGAGTTTGGCAGAGTTATACGTGCGGGGAGTATCAGTGGACTGGTCGGGTTTTAATCGAGACTATCCCTGCCAAAAGATAGTATTGCCCACTTATCCCTTTCAGCGAGAGCGCTACTGGTTGTCATCAGCTGAGGTTCAGCTGTCCCAAAAGTCAGCAGCGCCCATCTCTGAACCTGCAGCATCAATAGGGAACCACACTTCTTCCAAACCCAATAGTGCCGACAACGAAACAGTCACTCAAGACACAGTCGCTGCCAAAATCCAGAACATAATCTCAGAGATTGGCAAGATTCCCAAGGAAAAACTCAACCTTGATAATACACTGCGCGAACTGGGTTTTGACTCTTTAATGTTAATGGAAATGAAAAGTCAATTACTGGCGACTTTTCCAATCTCTAAGGATTTGCCTCTGAAAATGTTCTTTGGCGGCGGTTCAGTTGAAGAGTTGATCGATTTCGTATCCGAAAGTGTGAAGGACACTTCAGGTTTTGAAAATAGCCAGCAATCTACCCTTAATCTGTCACCAGCTTTAGCACGATTTCAAGATTGGGCAAAGGAATTCCAGCCTAGCAAGATTGTTCGGATAGAGAAGCATTTGGTTCACAAGCATCAAGAGCAAAACGTGCTCGTGTCCCGAATCGAACAGCTAGAGCAGGATTTGATTATTGGTGAAGTAGTCCAGGATGTTTGCCATCCATTCTTTTACGAACACCCCAAGGATCACGTACCGGGCTTATATATCATCGAAGCTGCCCGTCAATTTGGAACCGTCCTATGCCATCTTTACTTTAACGTTCCTCTAAATATGCCGTTTGTACTCGACGATATGCGGGCTCAGTTTTACAAGTTTGCAGAAACTAATAAACCTTTATTTGTGAGTACAAAAATTAATGACAAAGTCTATACTGACGGTCTACTGGAACATCTCCAAGTCAGTACGTCAGTTATTCAAAACGAAGAAACTATTGCATCAATCGGTGGGATTGGCAGGATTTTTCAGCCCGCAAAATACAACAGCTTGAGAAAAGAAAGTCTTCAAGCACTCATGGCTGGATGA
- a CDS encoding FAD-dependent oxidoreductase yields the protein MDQKTYAVVGGGASGIAAAYYLQQQGIKVELIERGDRLGGRIATCSLGHRQVAMGGKNIGKGYNLFREFTETMGDNPYEFFGLNSSQVKNGKIVTVDASQRWRGIFKLIERFSFKDIFRFLLMCAALKRNEANGYLGGPYFTSLIRKLNDHPVSNYFSKEFCQRLIRPMSVRMNGAEPDEIYVGNLGSNIRMVFDTYEQLCNGIDPVLEEFSQTISVRLGTTVKSLLYSNGRVVGLEMANQDGIEHKHYDGVILATPAPVTAKLVEPNNPLLADILNGVNYYPVMVIVAEYNRNIFSEEVRALVFGAEEPISNAGSYGINDRHIVRYTFSGRSARPYIESNADAEELLRIAEEALNRYIPVDASERIQFVSQRMLTGLCAYTHDYQDFFGSIQSQLETLRGLDITGDYIKGASIEACFQAAKASVERVLRSPGAIVQQEKIAQGSSTLYNAV from the coding sequence ATGGATCAAAAAACTTATGCAGTAGTTGGTGGTGGAGCTTCAGGAATCGCTGCAGCCTATTATCTTCAACAGCAGGGAATCAAAGTAGAACTGATCGAGCGAGGTGATCGCCTCGGGGGTCGTATAGCAACCTGCAGTTTAGGCCATCGCCAAGTGGCGATGGGTGGCAAGAATATTGGCAAAGGCTATAACCTCTTTCGTGAGTTTACTGAAACAATGGGGGACAACCCTTATGAATTCTTTGGGTTGAACAGCTCTCAGGTAAAAAACGGCAAGATTGTTACAGTCGATGCTAGCCAACGTTGGCGCGGTATATTCAAGCTTATTGAACGCTTTTCCTTCAAGGATATTTTCCGATTCTTGCTGATGTGTGCTGCACTGAAGCGAAATGAAGCCAACGGGTATTTGGGTGGTCCCTACTTTACTTCATTGATACGGAAGTTGAACGACCACCCTGTGAGCAATTATTTCAGCAAAGAATTTTGCCAGAGACTGATCCGCCCTATGTCCGTGCGCATGAACGGAGCAGAACCTGATGAAATCTACGTAGGAAATTTAGGTAGCAATATCCGCATGGTTTTTGATACCTACGAACAACTCTGCAATGGCATAGATCCTGTTTTGGAAGAGTTTTCCCAAACCATATCGGTTCGTCTGGGTACAACCGTCAAATCACTTCTGTATTCCAACGGTCGCGTGGTTGGACTAGAGATGGCTAACCAAGACGGGATTGAGCACAAGCACTATGATGGCGTGATTCTGGCAACTCCTGCTCCAGTCACAGCCAAGTTGGTTGAGCCCAATAACCCATTGCTAGCAGATATTCTCAATGGTGTTAACTACTATCCGGTGATGGTAATCGTGGCGGAGTACAATCGTAACATTTTTTCCGAGGAAGTTCGGGCTTTGGTTTTTGGAGCTGAAGAACCGATCAGTAATGCAGGTTCTTATGGCATAAACGATCGTCACATTGTCCGATATACCTTCAGCGGTCGATCTGCTCGACCTTATATTGAATCAAATGCCGATGCAGAGGAATTACTGCGCATAGCCGAAGAAGCCCTAAACCGTTATATTCCTGTTGATGCTAGCGAACGAATTCAATTTGTATCCCAGCGAATGCTCACAGGACTGTGTGCCTATACCCATGACTATCAAGACTTCTTTGGGAGTATCCAGTCCCAATTAGAAACTCTTCGAGGACTGGATATAACCGGAGATTACATCAAAGGAGCTTCTATTGAAGCATGTTTTCAAGCAGCTAAAGCATCTGTAGAACGGGTTTTGCGATCCCCTGGTGCTATTGTGCAACAGGAGAAAATAGCTCAAGGGTCAAGTACTCTATACAACGCAGTGTAA
- a CDS encoding acyl-CoA desaturase, with translation MVVAIAQVSLSGIGAMEVGLLVGMYALTYAGITVGFHRQFAHCSFRTNTAVRVILAILGSMAAQGSVIYWVANHRRHHQYSDQSGDPHSPHLHGDALRGHLRGLWHAQIGWMFLHEFTNPLKFAKDLLRDPVISRVNRLYFWWIFLGLAVPAVLGGLLTWTWWGVFSGFLWGGLIRIFLVGQFTFFINSITHLYGNRTFDTREQSTNNIWIAIPTLGESWHNNHHAFPNSAVFGLKWWQIELGAWIVRALEKASLAWDIKVPTTEMLNAKKLV, from the coding sequence TTGGTAGTTGCGATCGCCCAGGTCTCGCTCTCAGGCATTGGGGCTATGGAGGTAGGACTATTGGTTGGCATGTATGCTCTGACCTATGCCGGGATTACTGTGGGTTTTCACAGGCAATTTGCACACTGTTCCTTCCGAACTAATACCGCCGTCCGAGTCATTCTCGCCATCCTTGGCTCTATGGCTGCTCAAGGCTCCGTTATTTACTGGGTAGCTAACCATCGACGCCACCATCAGTACAGCGATCAATCGGGAGATCCCCATTCACCTCATCTGCATGGTGATGCTCTGCGTGGGCATCTACGAGGACTATGGCATGCTCAGATAGGTTGGATGTTTTTACACGAATTTACAAATCCACTAAAGTTTGCCAAAGACCTGCTTCGGGACCCTGTCATCTCTCGTGTTAACCGGCTGTACTTTTGGTGGATATTTTTGGGTCTTGCTGTACCTGCTGTCTTGGGCGGTTTGTTGACCTGGACCTGGTGGGGTGTCTTCTCGGGATTCTTGTGGGGGGGACTTATACGGATCTTTTTGGTAGGCCAGTTCACGTTTTTTATCAACTCAATCACCCACCTCTATGGCAACCGTACTTTTGATACCCGAGAACAAAGTACAAACAATATCTGGATAGCAATTCCCACGTTAGGTGAATCTTGGCATAACAATCACCATGCTTTCCCAAACTCGGCAGTTTTTGGTTTGAAGTGGTGGCAGATTGAGCTAGGTGCCTGGATCGTCCGTGCCCTAGAAAAAGCAAGCTTAGCCTGGGATATCAAGGTTCCTACTACAGAGATGCTCAATGCCAAAAAGCTGGTTTAG
- a CDS encoding acyl carrier protein: MEFQSSQLNDISTVSKNSNGNGKGDAPKKPPTAAEIQGWLVSYMAELLEIEPDEVDVTIPFDRYGLDSSAAVGLTGDLEDWLLTELDPTLMYDYPTIEALAKHVAIEA; encoded by the coding sequence ATGGAATTCCAAAGTTCTCAACTTAACGATATCTCTACCGTTTCCAAGAATAGCAATGGCAATGGCAAAGGAGATGCACCCAAAAAGCCTCCAACTGCAGCAGAGATTCAAGGCTGGTTAGTCTCCTATATGGCCGAACTGCTGGAAATCGAACCGGATGAGGTAGATGTAACGATTCCCTTCGATCGCTATGGTCTCGATTCTTCTGCGGCAGTTGGTCTGACTGGTGACCTTGAAGATTGGCTCTTGACTGAGCTAGATCCAACCCTAATGTACGATTATCCGACTATTGAAGCTCTGGCGAAGCATGTGGCAATAGAAGCCTAA
- a CDS encoding fatty acyl-AMP ligase codes for MDKSSTSASEIVNSSKPQNTIRLLSPMTACLDYSPNTIPQVSTLVDLLRTRAENQPEQIAYIFLENGETESAQLNYQQLNRQARALAASLHSLVAPGERVLLLYPPGIEFIAAFFGCLYAGVVAVPAYPPRRNQKMSRLQGIVADSQATVALTTTSVLGNIEGKLTENPELASLRWLATDNIGSDRANEWHEPALTSNTLAFLQYTSGSTGTPKGVMVSHGNLLHNQQMIQQAFGHTADTIVVGWLPFYHDMGLIGNVLQPLYLGKPVILMPPVAFLQKPIRWLQAISRYKATTSGGPNFAYDLCVNKIKPEQLTGLDLSSWRVAFSGAEPVLPQTLERFANYFAPCGFRAEAFYPCYGMAETTLLVSGGLKTAEPIIGLVDGAALSQNKVVQSTQKKEELREIVGCGRSWLNQKIAIANPESKIQCSDGQVGEIWVSGSSVAMGYWSKPQKTQETFHAYLADTGAGPFLRTGDLGFLLDGELFITGRIKDVMIIRGQNHYPQDIELTVQNSHPALRPHCGAAFTVKFKGSQRLVIVQEVERSYIRKLDVNEVVSNISQAVTAEHALQVYAMVLVKTGSIPKTSSGKIRRQACRAEFLTGSLNVVGDWSLNPLGKAKFRDLQADVESLLQKVESCK; via the coding sequence ATGGATAAAAGTTCGACTTCAGCCTCAGAAATAGTTAACAGCTCAAAACCACAAAACACCATCCGATTGTTATCACCAATGACTGCTTGTTTAGATTATTCCCCCAACACCATACCTCAAGTTTCGACTTTAGTAGACCTTTTGCGCACAAGGGCGGAAAACCAGCCTGAGCAAATAGCTTATATCTTTCTTGAGAATGGAGAAACCGAATCAGCACAGCTTAACTATCAACAATTGAACCGACAGGCACGAGCTCTCGCAGCTTCTCTCCATTCCTTAGTTGCCCCCGGCGAAAGAGTTTTGCTGCTGTATCCCCCAGGTATAGAATTCATTGCTGCTTTCTTTGGCTGCTTGTATGCAGGGGTTGTAGCAGTACCCGCTTACCCACCCAGGCGGAATCAGAAGATGTCCCGGTTACAGGGAATTGTGGCAGATTCCCAGGCGACAGTGGCACTTACTACTACATCCGTTTTGGGAAACATAGAAGGGAAATTGACCGAGAATCCAGAATTGGCTTCCTTGCGCTGGCTGGCTACGGATAACATTGGTAGCGATCGCGCTAATGAATGGCACGAACCGGCACTGACCAGCAACACCTTGGCTTTTCTCCAGTACACCTCTGGTTCTACAGGAACGCCGAAGGGGGTGATGGTCTCTCATGGGAATTTGCTGCACAACCAGCAAATGATACAGCAGGCTTTCGGGCATACAGCAGATACTATTGTTGTCGGTTGGTTGCCTTTTTACCATGATATGGGACTGATTGGCAATGTCCTCCAGCCTCTGTATTTGGGGAAACCAGTGATTCTCATGCCGCCAGTAGCCTTTCTCCAGAAGCCTATCCGCTGGCTGCAAGCAATTTCCCGCTATAAGGCGACCACCAGCGGCGGGCCTAATTTTGCTTATGACTTGTGTGTAAACAAGATTAAGCCAGAACAGCTTACAGGTCTTGACCTAAGTAGCTGGAGAGTGGCTTTTAGTGGCGCTGAGCCTGTTCTTCCTCAAACTCTGGAGAGGTTTGCTAACTATTTCGCCCCTTGTGGCTTCCGAGCCGAGGCATTTTACCCCTGCTATGGCATGGCTGAGACTACTTTATTAGTGTCCGGGGGTTTGAAGACAGCTGAGCCAATTATTGGCCTGGTCGATGGAGCTGCCCTGTCCCAAAACAAAGTGGTGCAAAGTACTCAGAAGAAAGAGGAACTTCGGGAGATTGTAGGCTGTGGTCGTAGCTGGTTAAACCAAAAAATTGCGATCGCTAATCCTGAGTCAAAAATCCAGTGTTCGGATGGACAAGTCGGAGAGATTTGGGTGTCAGGGTCGAGTGTAGCCATGGGCTACTGGAGTAAACCACAGAAAACCCAGGAAACTTTTCATGCTTACCTGGCAGATACCGGAGCCGGACCGTTTCTGCGCACAGGAGATTTGGGATTTTTGCTTGATGGCGAGTTGTTCATTACCGGACGAATCAAAGATGTGATGATCATCCGAGGGCAAAACCATTATCCCCAAGACATCGAACTTACAGTTCAAAACAGCCACCCAGCACTGCGGCCTCATTGTGGAGCGGCGTTTACAGTGAAGTTCAAAGGCTCACAGCGACTGGTGATTGTTCAGGAAGTAGAACGGAGTTATATCCGGAAACTGGATGTAAATGAGGTGGTAAGCAATATCAGTCAGGCGGTTACGGCAGAGCATGCTCTACAGGTTTATGCCATGGTACTGGTTAAGACCGGCAGCATTCCCAAGACTTCCAGCGGTAAAATTCGCCGTCAGGCCTGTCGGGCTGAGTTTCTCACTGGCAGTTTAAATGTGGTAGGGGATTGGAGTCTCAATCCTCTGGGAAAAGCGAAGTTTCGGGATTTACAGGCTGATGTCGAATCCTTATTACAGAAAGTAGAAAGTTGCAAATAG
- a CDS encoding aldehyde dehydrogenase — MNQIQVLVYCPQNFSNITSQQKHFFATDRTKEFSFRIEQLKNLKEAINKHQEVILNALKTDLNKPEFEGYLEIAIVKQEINHALKHIKSWLKPKKVRTPIEQFPASAYIYPEPLGSVLIIGPWNYPFCLTILPLVGAISAGNCAVLKPSEIAAKTSSVIADIINNTFSPDYIAVVEGGVKTCQQLLGKKFDHIFFTGGTKVGQIIMELAAKTLTTVTLELGGKSPCIVDENVNIKEAAKRITWGKFINAGQTCVAPDYLLVNRRIKNELLTNIKKYIQQFYGDNPATSPDYARIINDRQFERLTALLKDGNIIIGGQTLASERYIAPTVIENVSYDAALMQEEIFGPILTVLEYSDLEEAIALINSRPKPLALYFFSQDKAKQQLVLKSTSSGGVCINDTMMQASITELPFGGIGDSGMGNYHGKASFDTFSHYKSVLKKTFLFDFNWRYAPYKNKVKQLKRLFRG, encoded by the coding sequence ATGAACCAAATACAAGTTCTAGTTTATTGTCCGCAAAACTTTAGCAATATAACAAGTCAGCAAAAGCATTTTTTTGCTACCGATAGAACCAAAGAATTTTCCTTTCGTATAGAACAACTTAAAAATCTAAAGGAAGCTATCAATAAACATCAAGAAGTTATTCTCAATGCTTTAAAAACTGACTTAAATAAGCCAGAGTTTGAGGGATATTTGGAAATAGCTATTGTTAAACAAGAGATAAATCACGCCCTTAAACATATTAAATCATGGCTCAAGCCTAAAAAGGTCAGAACCCCTATCGAGCAATTTCCTGCATCTGCCTATATTTATCCCGAACCCCTAGGAAGTGTTTTAATTATTGGGCCTTGGAATTACCCTTTTTGTTTGACAATTTTACCTTTGGTAGGAGCAATATCTGCCGGAAACTGTGCTGTTCTCAAACCTTCAGAAATTGCAGCCAAAACTTCCTCTGTTATTGCCGATATAATCAATAACACTTTCTCTCCCGATTATATTGCAGTGGTTGAAGGAGGCGTGAAAACCTGTCAACAGCTTTTAGGGAAAAAATTCGATCATATTTTCTTCACGGGAGGGACTAAAGTAGGACAAATAATCATGGAATTAGCCGCCAAAACCCTTACTACAGTCACCTTAGAATTGGGTGGAAAAAGTCCCTGTATTGTTGATGAAAATGTCAATATCAAAGAGGCAGCAAAACGGATTACATGGGGAAAGTTTATTAATGCTGGTCAAACTTGTGTTGCTCCGGATTACTTATTAGTAAATCGTCGGATAAAAAACGAATTATTAACTAATATCAAAAAATACATTCAACAATTCTATGGCGATAATCCTGCTACTAGTCCTGATTATGCCAGAATTATTAACGACCGCCAATTTGAGAGACTGACAGCATTGCTCAAAGATGGAAACATAATTATAGGAGGACAAACCTTAGCATCCGAGCGCTACATTGCCCCTACTGTCATAGAAAATGTCTCTTATGATGCAGCTTTGATGCAAGAAGAAATCTTTGGTCCTATTCTGACTGTGTTGGAGTATTCTGATTTAGAAGAAGCGATCGCCCTGATTAACAGCCGTCCTAAACCCCTTGCTCTTTATTTTTTCTCTCAAGACAAAGCTAAACAGCAACTAGTATTAAAATCGACTTCATCTGGTGGTGTTTGTATCAATGACACCATGATGCAGGCTAGCATTACTGAATTACCCTTTGGTGGTATTGGTGACAGTGGTATGGGCAATTATCATGGAAAAGCTAGTTTTGATACTTTTTCCCATTATAAAAGTGTCTTGAAAAAAACTTTCCTCTTTGACTTCAACTGGCGATACGCGCCTTACAAAAATAAGGTCAAACAGCTAAAGCGATTATTTAGGGGCTAA
- a CDS encoding fatty acid desaturase — MTVFAVHFSALFICQNPIYAGIVALALLLPQYKVSTIVHNQAHVAMFRGNIPNLILNIFLYLESGMMVSQFHLQHNCGYHCFYKDPEKDPSTLVKADGATMGRLEYVIHDIFVYTFDTIKIGKSYPHLLLQYYQKSVLNIILVATLLLFNPINGLILLLTSILIIRRIFIAFAYDYHVNIHSESDDYAASNSNTNPILNLFIFNG; from the coding sequence ATGACTGTTTTTGCAGTTCATTTTTCAGCTTTATTCATCTGTCAAAATCCAATTTATGCTGGAATTGTTGCTCTCGCTCTTTTACTTCCTCAATACAAGGTTTCGACGATTGTCCATAACCAGGCTCATGTGGCAATGTTTCGAGGAAATATACCCAACCTGATTCTGAATATATTTTTGTATTTAGAATCAGGAATGATGGTTTCTCAGTTTCACCTTCAGCACAATTGTGGATACCATTGTTTCTACAAAGATCCTGAAAAAGACCCATCGACTTTGGTAAAAGCGGATGGAGCTACCATGGGAAGATTAGAATACGTCATTCACGACATATTTGTTTACACCTTTGATACAATCAAAATTGGCAAATCCTATCCGCACCTCTTACTTCAATATTACCAAAAATCAGTTCTGAACATTATCTTGGTAGCCACATTATTACTATTTAACCCTATCAATGGACTGATTTTATTATTAACTTCTATTTTGATAATTCGGCGTATTTTTATTGCCTTTGCCTATGATTACCATGTCAATATTCACTCCGAAAGTGATGATTATGCAGCCTCTAATTCAAATACAAATCCTATTCTAAATTTATTTATTTTCAATGGATAA